In Fortiea contorta PCC 7126, one genomic interval encodes:
- a CDS encoding YraN family protein, whose translation MANSPPSHYLDIGQLGEDLVSQWLQSTGWVILHRRFACRWGEIDIIAEYAGDSQTKNHSTLIFVEVKTRSPGSWDGGGRNAITPKKQTKLWRTAEIFLAEYPQKADYPCRFDVAIVCCRQITDNSTVMVPEKVLASSLVATYQLELREYIADAFDSVTYNA comes from the coding sequence ATGGCGAATTCTCCTCCATCTCATTATCTCGATATTGGTCAATTAGGTGAAGACCTAGTATCACAATGGCTACAGTCCACAGGTTGGGTAATTCTCCATCGGCGGTTTGCTTGCCGTTGGGGAGAAATTGATATTATTGCTGAATATGCTGGAGACTCACAGACAAAAAATCACTCTACCTTGATATTTGTGGAAGTCAAAACCCGTAGTCCGGGGAGTTGGGATGGAGGAGGGAGAAACGCCATCACACCAAAAAAGCAAACTAAACTTTGGCGCACTGCGGAGATATTTTTAGCTGAGTACCCTCAAAAAGCAGATTATCCCTGTCGATTTGACGTGGCGATTGTTTGTTGTCGCCAAATCACAGATAATTCTACTGTGATGGTTCCTGAAAAAGTCTTAGCCAGTTCTTTGGTGGCTACTTACCAACTGGAACTGCGAGAATATATTGCCGACGCTTTCGATTCTGTCACATATAATGCATAA
- a CDS encoding pentapeptide repeat-containing protein: MSLKLNHTVWGIILSVLLWGVMSITDVVRGTNTAFALEYNKEILIEADFSGRDLTDSSFTKANLRQSNFSHSNLRGVSFFAANLESANLEGADISNATLDSARFINANLTNAVLEGAFAANAKFDGAIIDGADFTDVLLRSDEQKKLCKAAKGTNPTTGRDTRETLFCF, encoded by the coding sequence ATGAGTCTTAAATTAAACCACACTGTTTGGGGAATTATACTTAGTGTGTTGCTTTGGGGAGTAATGAGCATCACAGATGTTGTCCGTGGTACTAACACAGCTTTCGCCCTTGAATATAACAAAGAAATTTTGATTGAGGCTGATTTCTCAGGTCGTGATTTAACAGACTCTAGCTTTACTAAAGCTAACCTGCGTCAGAGCAATTTCAGTCACTCTAACTTGCGCGGTGTCAGTTTTTTTGCAGCTAATCTAGAATCAGCCAACTTAGAGGGTGCAGATATCTCTAACGCTACCTTAGATTCCGCTCGCTTCATCAATGCAAATTTGACCAACGCGGTATTAGAGGGCGCATTCGCTGCCAATGCGAAATTCGACGGCGCTATCATTGATGGAGCAGATTTTACAGATGTGTTGTTGCGTTCTGATGAGCAAAAAAAATTGTGCAAGGCTGCGAAAGGAACCAATCCCACCACAGGGAGAGATACCCGCGAAACGTTGTTTTGTTTTTGA
- a CDS encoding phosphoglycerate kinase: MSKKTLFSLSAADVSGKRALVRVDFNVPVDDQGKITDDTRIRAALPTIQDLTQKGAKVILVSHFGRPKGVDEKLRLTPVAQRLSELLGQEVIKTDDSIGDEVAAKVGELANGQVLLLENVRFYKEEEKNDPEFAQKLAANADFYVNDAFGTAHRAHASTEGVTKFLTPSVAGYLVEKELQYLQSAIENPQRPLAAIIGGSKVSSKIGVIETLLEKCDKLIIGGGMIFTFYKARGLSVGKSLVEEDKLELAKTLEAKAKERGVALLLPTDIVSADKFAPDANATTVSIENIPDDGMGLDIGPDSVKVFQEALADTKTVIWNGPMGVFEFDKFAVGTEAIAHTLAEIGKTGTTTIIGGGDSVAAVEKVGLADQMSHISTGGGASLELLEGKVLPGIAALDEA; the protein is encoded by the coding sequence GTGTCTAAAAAAACTTTATTCAGTTTATCTGCGGCTGATGTATCTGGTAAACGCGCTTTAGTACGGGTTGATTTTAACGTACCTGTTGATGATCAAGGCAAGATCACAGACGATACTCGCATCCGCGCTGCTCTCCCAACCATCCAAGACTTGACGCAGAAAGGAGCTAAGGTAATTCTCGTCAGCCATTTTGGGCGTCCCAAAGGTGTAGATGAAAAATTGCGCCTGACTCCCGTGGCCCAGCGCCTCTCTGAGTTGCTAGGACAAGAAGTCATCAAGACTGATGATTCTATTGGCGATGAAGTGGCTGCTAAGGTAGGAGAATTAGCAAACGGGCAAGTGCTATTGCTGGAAAATGTCCGCTTCTATAAAGAAGAGGAAAAAAATGATCCAGAATTCGCCCAAAAATTGGCAGCTAATGCTGATTTTTATGTTAATGATGCCTTTGGTACTGCCCACCGTGCCCATGCTTCTACTGAGGGTGTAACTAAATTCCTCACTCCTTCCGTGGCTGGATATTTGGTAGAGAAGGAATTGCAATATCTGCAAAGCGCCATCGAAAATCCCCAACGTCCATTGGCAGCAATTATCGGTGGTTCTAAGGTTTCTAGTAAGATTGGTGTGATTGAAACCTTGTTAGAAAAATGCGACAAACTCATCATCGGTGGGGGGATGATTTTTACCTTCTACAAAGCCCGTGGTTTGAGTGTTGGTAAATCTTTGGTGGAAGAAGACAAGCTAGAACTGGCGAAAACTTTGGAAGCGAAAGCTAAAGAACGCGGTGTGGCTTTATTGCTTCCTACTGACATCGTTTCTGCAGATAAATTCGCCCCTGACGCCAATGCAACCACCGTCAGCATCGAAAATATCCCCGATGATGGGATGGGTTTGGATATTGGCCCTGATTCTGTGAAAGTCTTCCAAGAAGCTTTAGCAGATACCAAAACCGTGATTTGGAACGGGCCGATGGGTGTATTTGAATTTGATAAATTTGCCGTAGGCACAGAGGCGATCGCTCATACTTTAGCAGAAATCGGTAAAACCGGCACAACCACAATTATCGGTGGTGGTGACTCGGTAGCCGCTGTAGAAAAAGTCGGTTTAGCCGATCAAATGAGCCACATTTCCACCGGTGGTGGCGCTAGCTTGGAGTTACTCGAAGGTAAAGTATTACCCGGTATTGCGGCTTTAGACGAAGCTTAA
- a CDS encoding universal stress protein, with protein sequence MFKTVLFPIDQSREAREAADVVTNVVQKYGSRLVLLSVVEEPTADAPSTDPMLSPEVVAKLLENAQSLFSQQGIQAEVLERQGKPAFTICDVADEIEADLIIMGCRGLGLTEDGATDSVTTRVINLSPCPVLIVP encoded by the coding sequence ATGTTTAAAACAGTACTATTTCCAATTGATCAAAGTCGGGAAGCGCGGGAAGCGGCTGATGTAGTGACGAATGTGGTGCAAAAGTATGGTAGTCGGTTGGTGCTGTTGTCTGTGGTGGAGGAACCAACTGCAGACGCGCCTAGTACCGATCCGATGTTGTCGCCTGAAGTAGTTGCTAAATTGTTGGAAAATGCTCAATCTTTGTTTTCTCAGCAAGGAATACAGGCCGAAGTGCTGGAAAGACAAGGTAAGCCAGCGTTTACTATCTGTGATGTTGCTGATGAAATTGAGGCAGATTTAATCATTATGGGCTGTCGGGGTTTAGGTTTGACTGAAGATGGAGCAACTGATAGTGTGACTACCCGTGTGATTAATCTTTCTCCTTGTCCGGTGTTGATTGTGCCGTAA
- a CDS encoding PAS domain S-box protein, protein MDETVESLYTLDCQPEVVTLLSKIAANLPGMIFQFLQRSDGSQFLLYVSSGCRELYELQPEAIKADFRVLHQMVHPEDVSALAASVAMATKNLTPWRWEGRIITPSGQMKWIQGASQLERQANGDLLWEGLVMDITDRKQVEAKLRTSERRYKAILDAIPDSMFRINRDGNYLDLKDDCKNVGLAREEIIGKNMRDLLPDDVAIIGQEAIAKTLSSQDLQVCEYQLPSPLGMRDYEARLVVSGTDEVLAIVRDITERKQAEANLQSLAKKFSKAFRCSPNAITISTLGEGRYVEVNDSFVRLSGYEREEAIGRTAFELNTWVNRRDRLNLLQELQAKGFVRNWEVEFRTKFGVKITGLLSAEVIDLDGVPCILAVTNDITERKQVEAQLRLSAQRDRLLTETLARIRSSLNLDQVLQTTVSEVRQFLQADRVFIGLNHVQGGDTAIAESVDPRYPSVLVWTTDDETYLQEFKRLLTSDRIRLVTDISKITASDKLKAHYQQFHIQATLAVPIMLGDELYGALIANQCSGPRHWQSSEIDLLQQMSAQLAIAIQQSFIYQELAQLNANLEQQVEERTAQLQQKMQEIGELQRVKDVVLHTVAHDLRTAVMGNLIVLKNLLNTEGLEPENTGIPVSRSVIERMIQGNDRQLGMIDSLLEMHCCEGKGIVLRREFVSLNTFLESMLQELQPLLQQNQANLKNLLPQNLPLVLADSTGLKKVLINLFTYRWQHNPPGLNFTLKAKVADGMIRLQIQDDGAVMSKLECDRLFNLYIPDPQGPCLTGMALKMYLSRQIMQAHGGEIGVTSHRQRGLTFWFSLPTIPNEGEGRMTNNT, encoded by the coding sequence GTGGATGAAACTGTGGAGTCACTGTATACATTAGATTGTCAACCAGAGGTGGTGACGCTGCTCTCGAAAATTGCTGCTAATTTACCGGGGATGATTTTTCAGTTTCTCCAACGGTCTGATGGTTCTCAGTTTCTGCTTTATGTTAGTTCTGGTTGTCGGGAGTTGTATGAATTGCAGCCAGAGGCGATTAAGGCAGATTTCCGGGTGTTACATCAAATGGTACATCCTGAGGATGTGTCGGCTTTAGCGGCGTCTGTAGCAATGGCGACGAAGAATCTGACACCTTGGCGCTGGGAAGGTCGAATTATTACACCCAGTGGTCAAATGAAATGGATTCAAGGTGCTTCTCAATTGGAACGACAAGCTAATGGTGATTTGCTTTGGGAGGGCTTGGTGATGGATATCACAGACCGCAAACAAGTAGAAGCAAAATTGCGAACCAGTGAAAGGCGCTACAAGGCGATTTTGGATGCGATCCCCGATTCGATGTTTCGGATTAACCGCGATGGGAATTATTTGGATTTGAAGGATGATTGCAAGAATGTGGGGCTGGCTAGGGAAGAGATTATTGGCAAGAATATGCGGGATTTACTACCCGATGATGTAGCAATTATTGGTCAAGAGGCGATCGCTAAAACTTTAAGTTCTCAAGATTTACAGGTTTGTGAATATCAGTTACCTTCGCCTCTGGGAATGCGAGATTATGAGGCGCGGTTGGTAGTTAGCGGCACTGATGAGGTGTTAGCTATTGTCCGGGATATTACGGAACGCAAACAAGCGGAGGCGAATCTGCAAAGTTTGGCAAAAAAGTTTTCTAAAGCTTTTCGCTGCAGTCCGAATGCAATTACAATTAGCACTCTCGGCGAAGGACGCTATGTGGAAGTTAACGACAGCTTTGTGAGACTTTCTGGTTATGAGCGGGAGGAAGCAATTGGTAGGACGGCTTTTGAGTTGAATACTTGGGTAAATCGCCGCGATCGCCTAAATTTATTACAAGAGTTACAAGCTAAGGGATTTGTACGGAACTGGGAAGTAGAATTCCGCACTAAGTTCGGTGTGAAGATTACAGGGTTATTGTCGGCGGAAGTGATTGATTTAGATGGTGTTCCCTGTATTTTGGCAGTTACTAATGATATTACAGAACGGAAGCAGGTAGAAGCGCAATTACGGCTGTCGGCGCAGCGCGATCGGTTGTTGACGGAAACTCTCGCGCGCATTCGTTCTTCTTTGAATTTAGACCAAGTGTTGCAGACTACTGTCTCGGAGGTGAGGCAATTTTTACAAGCAGACCGGGTGTTTATTGGTTTAAATCATGTCCAGGGTGGTGATACAGCCATTGCTGAATCTGTAGATCCTCGGTATCCGTCTGTTCTGGTTTGGACAACTGATGATGAAACTTATTTGCAAGAATTCAAACGGTTATTAACTAGCGATCGCATCCGCTTAGTTACCGATATCAGCAAAATCACCGCTTCTGACAAATTAAAAGCACATTATCAGCAATTCCACATCCAAGCAACTTTGGCTGTACCAATTATGCTCGGTGATGAATTATATGGGGCGCTAATTGCTAACCAATGTTCCGGGCCTCGCCATTGGCAAAGTAGCGAAATTGACCTGCTACAGCAGATGTCAGCACAATTAGCGATCGCTATTCAACAAAGCTTTATTTATCAAGAACTTGCCCAACTTAACGCGAATTTAGAGCAGCAGGTAGAGGAAAGGACTGCACAGCTACAACAAAAAATGCAAGAAATCGGCGAACTGCAACGGGTAAAAGATGTAGTATTACATACTGTCGCCCACGATTTGCGGACTGCAGTGATGGGTAATTTAATTGTCCTCAAAAATTTGCTGAACACTGAGGGGTTAGAGCCGGAAAATACTGGAATCCCTGTCTCCCGTTCCGTAATTGAGCGGATGATTCAAGGAAATGACCGCCAATTGGGAATGATTGATTCTTTATTGGAAATGCATTGCTGCGAAGGTAAGGGAATTGTCCTCAGACGGGAGTTTGTCTCTTTAAATACATTTCTAGAGTCAATGCTGCAGGAATTACAGCCGTTGCTGCAGCAGAATCAAGCAAATTTGAAGAATTTATTACCACAAAATTTGCCGTTAGTACTAGCAGATTCCACAGGCTTAAAGAAAGTTTTGATAAATTTATTTACCTATAGATGGCAACACAACCCCCCAGGATTAAACTTTACCCTGAAAGCCAAGGTTGCAGATGGGATGATCCGCCTGCAAATTCAAGATGACGGTGCGGTGATGAGTAAACTGGAGTGCGATCGCTTATTCAATCTTTACATACCCGATCCTCAAGGCCCTTGTCTCACAGGTATGGCTTTAAAAATGTATCTGAGTCGCCAAATTATGCAAGCACACGGTGGTGAAATAGGTGTCACTAGTCACCGACAGCGGGGGTTAACTTTTTGGTTCAGTTTACCAACGATACCAAATGAGGGGGAAGGGAGAATGACAAATAACACATAA
- a CDS encoding PAS domain-containing sensor histidine kinase, giving the protein MASLLRIIQKWWRRVSVAVFSEPMTAIDQDQEWLANRNRFLWQRLYLWLWLASICLLTFTLRDIYDIFFPLQEFKKLPEPLRIHGLFINVAMFISLLVYFALRKTKFGYRHPGLLFLGSSWSLSLSSQLFATLKGFALPDTLGWSLLFFSQATFIPVCWPLHLISQAGVLFYYFAVNTALGLQTPLPDHPEIYNATFILYVFWLCAICDIGIFLYDRLQCSEFYARRELESAYHKLEITEAKYRSIFENAVEGIFQSSVDGRYITANPALARIYGYSRPEEVTANFTDIEHQLYVDSGRRAEFVRLIEQQGKVSEFESQIYRRDGSVVWISEKAYAVRDEQGKLLYYEGLIEDITQRKQAQEALRVFFHAVSHDLRNPVLGTLIVLRNLLNNQELGSASILVSRRILERMVQSSDRQLNLINSLMEAHISEVQGVVLQRQPLQLYTVVADAIADLEPMLLGNQAILTNLVTADLPLVNGDATQLWRVFSNLIVNAIKHNPPGLSLTIDATVTGDKIYCTVSDNGVGISQQQSDRLFDLYYQSSHHRHTLSLGLGLYLCKRIIDAHGGEIGVKTALTAGATFWFTLPIN; this is encoded by the coding sequence ATGGCTAGTTTATTGAGAATAATCCAAAAGTGGTGGAGAAGGGTATCAGTAGCAGTATTCTCAGAGCCAATGACTGCAATTGACCAGGATCAGGAGTGGCTAGCTAATAGAAATCGCTTTTTATGGCAGAGGTTATATCTGTGGTTATGGTTAGCGTCGATTTGTTTGCTAACCTTTACTCTAAGAGACATTTATGACATTTTTTTTCCCCTCCAAGAGTTCAAAAAACTGCCAGAACCGTTGAGGATTCATGGATTATTTATTAACGTTGCCATGTTCATCAGTTTACTGGTGTACTTCGCGCTCCGGAAAACTAAATTTGGTTATCGTCATCCAGGGCTATTATTTTTAGGTTCATCTTGGTCATTGAGTTTATCATCACAATTGTTTGCGACACTCAAGGGTTTTGCACTACCTGATACTTTGGGTTGGTCGCTATTGTTTTTTAGCCAAGCGACATTTATTCCTGTTTGCTGGCCGCTGCATTTGATATCTCAAGCGGGTGTACTATTTTATTATTTTGCGGTGAATACAGCTTTGGGATTACAAACACCGTTGCCTGACCATCCGGAAATTTATAATGCCACTTTTATTTTGTATGTTTTTTGGTTATGTGCTATTTGCGACATTGGCATTTTCTTGTATGATCGCCTGCAGTGTTCTGAGTTTTACGCGCGGCGGGAACTTGAATCGGCTTACCACAAGCTAGAAATTACAGAGGCTAAATATCGTAGTATCTTTGAAAACGCGGTGGAAGGTATCTTCCAAAGCAGTGTTGATGGGCGATATATTACCGCAAATCCCGCACTGGCTCGTATTTATGGATACTCGCGACCAGAGGAAGTGACAGCCAACTTTACGGATATTGAACATCAATTGTATGTTGATTCTGGTCGCAGAGCAGAGTTTGTCCGCTTGATTGAACAGCAGGGAAAAGTCTCAGAATTTGAATCGCAAATTTATCGCCGGGATGGAAGTGTTGTCTGGATTTCGGAGAAAGCTTATGCTGTGCGCGATGAACAGGGAAAATTACTTTATTATGAGGGGTTGATCGAAGATATCACGCAACGCAAACAAGCGCAGGAAGCACTCAGGGTCTTTTTCCATGCAGTTTCTCATGATTTGCGGAATCCCGTGTTGGGGACTTTAATCGTGTTGAGAAATTTACTTAATAATCAAGAATTGGGTTCAGCGTCGATTTTGGTGTCTCGAAGAATTTTAGAGCGGATGGTGCAAAGTAGCGATCGCCAACTCAATTTAATTAATTCTTTGATGGAAGCGCACATCAGCGAAGTGCAGGGCGTAGTTTTGCAGCGGCAACCCCTACAATTATATACAGTAGTGGCAGATGCGATCGCTGATTTAGAGCCGATGTTACTCGGCAATCAAGCCATCTTGACAAATTTAGTTACCGCAGATTTACCTTTGGTGAATGGTGATGCTACTCAACTGTGGCGAGTCTTCTCAAATCTGATTGTCAATGCCATCAAACATAACCCCCCAGGATTATCGTTGACAATTGACGCCACCGTCACCGGCGACAAGATATATTGTACCGTCAGTGATAACGGTGTAGGTATTAGTCAACAACAAAGCGATCGCCTTTTTGACCTTTACTACCAAAGTAGCCATCATCGCCACACCCTCAGTTTAGGATTGGGCTTGTATCTATGCAAACGCATCATTGACGCCCACGGTGGCGAAATCGGCGTCAAAACTGCATTGACTGCAGGCGCGACTTTTTGGTTTACATTACCGATTAATTGA
- a CDS encoding alanine--glyoxylate aminotransferase family protein, with translation MTPTVSINNSQLLSLTPLEIPSRLLLGPGPSNAHPAVLQAMNTPPVGHLDPAFLLLMDEIQSLLRYVWQTENPLTIAVSGTGTAAMEATIANVTEPGDVVLVGVAGYFGNRLVDMAGRYGADVKTITKPWGQVFNLEELRTALATHRPAILALVHAETSTGARQPLEGVGELCREFGTLLLVDTVTSLGGVPIFLDNWGVDLAYSCSQKGLGCSPGASPFTISHRAVEKLQQRRTKVANWYLDMTLLGKYWGAERTYHHTAPINLYYGLREALRLIAEEGLANCWQRHQKNVEYLWEGLEDLGLGLHVEREFRLPTLTTVCIPPGVDGKAIARQLLIEHNIEIGGGLGELAGKVWRVGLMGFNSRKESVDQLLAALRQVLPR, from the coding sequence ATGACTCCCACTGTCTCCATCAATAATAGTCAGTTATTGTCACTAACGCCTCTAGAAATCCCCTCTCGTCTGCTATTAGGCCCCGGCCCCTCCAACGCCCATCCTGCAGTTTTGCAAGCGATGAACACTCCACCAGTTGGGCATCTTGACCCCGCTTTTCTGTTATTAATGGATGAGATTCAGTCATTACTACGCTATGTATGGCAGACAGAAAACCCCCTCACCATCGCCGTTAGCGGTACGGGAACCGCAGCCATGGAAGCGACCATCGCCAATGTCACTGAACCAGGAGACGTAGTTTTAGTTGGTGTAGCCGGCTACTTCGGTAATCGTCTTGTAGATATGGCTGGACGATACGGCGCTGATGTCAAAACTATCACCAAACCTTGGGGACAAGTCTTTAATTTAGAAGAACTCCGCACCGCCCTTGCTACCCACCGTCCAGCAATTTTAGCTCTGGTTCACGCCGAAACCTCCACCGGTGCGCGCCAACCCCTAGAAGGAGTTGGAGAATTATGTCGTGAATTCGGTACTCTATTGTTAGTTGATACAGTCACCAGTTTAGGTGGTGTCCCCATCTTTTTAGACAATTGGGGTGTAGACTTAGCCTATAGTTGCAGTCAAAAAGGCTTGGGTTGCTCCCCCGGCGCTTCACCTTTTACAATTAGTCACCGGGCTGTGGAGAAATTGCAACAGCGCCGCACAAAGGTGGCTAACTGGTATTTGGATATGACCTTGCTCGGTAAGTATTGGGGAGCGGAACGCACCTATCATCACACAGCACCAATTAACCTTTATTATGGTTTGCGGGAAGCACTGCGTTTAATAGCAGAAGAAGGATTAGCTAATTGTTGGCAACGTCATCAAAAAAATGTGGAATACCTCTGGGAAGGTTTAGAAGATTTAGGATTAGGTTTGCATGTAGAGCGCGAATTCCGCTTACCAACTCTGACAACCGTTTGTATTCCCCCAGGTGTAGATGGTAAAGCGATCGCCCGCCAGTTACTGATAGAACATAACATTGAAATTGGCGGGGGTTTGGGAGAACTCGCAGGTAAGGTTTGGCGCGTAGGATTAATGGGATTTAATAGCCGTAAAGAAAGTGTAGATCAACTTTTAGCAGCACTGCGGCAGGTTTTACCGCGTTAG
- a CDS encoding glycosyltransferase family 4 protein gives MRIAQVAPLWERVPPPAYGGIELVVGLLTDELVRRGHEVTLFASGDSISLAKMVSVHPRALRLDPDVKECGIYETLQLASLYDQAEEFDIIHSHMGCAALPYANLVKTPTVHTLHGIFTPDNEKIFKYAQKQPYISISDAQREERLGLNYAATVYNGIDTNSYQFYEQSDETPYLAFLGRMSPEKGPHLAIEIAKQSGWCLKMAGKVDVVDVKYFEQEIKPHIDGKQIQYLGEANHVQKNALMGDAVATLFPITWREPFGLVMVESMAAGTPVIAMNLGSTSEVIAHGKTGFLCKNTQECVNAISQVVDLDRRVCRQHVMNHFSVERMTDGYEAVYQQILQNKFSRNGHVRRPVSLVNTFK, from the coding sequence ATGCGAATTGCTCAAGTAGCTCCATTATGGGAAAGAGTTCCACCTCCAGCTTATGGAGGTATAGAGTTAGTAGTGGGGTTACTCACTGATGAACTCGTGCGGCGGGGACACGAGGTGACTCTATTTGCATCGGGAGATTCTATCAGCCTAGCCAAGATGGTTTCAGTGCACCCACGCGCTCTCAGGCTTGATCCTGATGTTAAGGAGTGTGGTATTTATGAAACACTGCAACTGGCGTCACTTTATGACCAAGCCGAAGAATTTGATATCATCCATTCTCATATGGGATGTGCGGCACTTCCCTATGCCAATCTCGTAAAAACTCCCACAGTTCATACATTGCATGGCATTTTTACTCCAGATAACGAAAAAATTTTTAAATACGCCCAAAAACAACCCTATATCAGTATTTCTGATGCTCAAAGAGAAGAAAGGTTAGGGTTAAATTACGCAGCAACAGTTTACAACGGCATTGATACCAACAGTTATCAATTTTATGAGCAATCTGATGAGACGCCATATTTAGCATTTTTAGGGCGAATGTCTCCCGAAAAAGGCCCACACCTAGCCATCGAAATTGCCAAACAATCCGGCTGGTGTTTAAAAATGGCAGGTAAAGTTGATGTTGTGGATGTGAAATATTTTGAACAAGAAATTAAGCCACACATCGATGGGAAGCAGATTCAATATTTAGGTGAAGCTAACCATGTTCAAAAAAATGCTTTGATGGGAGATGCGGTAGCCACTCTATTTCCTATCACTTGGCGGGAACCATTTGGTTTAGTAATGGTAGAATCAATGGCCGCTGGGACACCAGTCATAGCGATGAATTTAGGCTCTACTTCCGAGGTTATTGCTCATGGAAAGACAGGGTTTTTGTGCAAAAATACACAAGAATGCGTCAACGCCATTAGCCAAGTTGTAGATTTAGACCGTCGCGTCTGTCGTCAGCATGTGATGAACCACTTTAGCGTGGAACGAATGACTGATGGGTATGAAGCAGTTTATCAACAAATATTGCAAAACAAATTTAGTCGCAATGGACATGTCCGCAGACCAGTCAGTTTAGTTAATACTTTCAAATAA
- a CDS encoding ABC transporter permease: protein MNTSSSPKEPRVTWQAVFSVAIFIFMYLPILVLAFYSFNQSPYSGTWQGFTLDWYRQLFHDERIISAVINSLIVALSATGIAAVLGTLMAVGLRRYQFPGKNLYYGISYLPLIVPDIAIAVATLVFLVAFAIPLSLWTIIAAHVVFCLAYVGVVVAARLTNLDPHLEEAALDLGATPTQAFIKVLLPQLMPGIVAGCMLAFILSLDDFLIASFTAGSGYNTLPMEIFSRIRTGVKPDINALSVILILLSAIAALVAELIRASGEKNSRV, encoded by the coding sequence GTGAATACTTCCTCATCTCCAAAGGAACCGCGTGTCACATGGCAGGCGGTTTTCTCAGTAGCGATATTTATTTTTATGTATTTGCCAATACTGGTATTAGCTTTTTACAGCTTCAATCAGTCACCCTACAGTGGAACTTGGCAAGGATTCACTCTTGACTGGTATCGTCAATTATTCCATGATGAGCGGATTATTTCGGCTGTAATTAATAGTTTGATTGTGGCATTGTCTGCTACAGGGATTGCAGCTGTGTTGGGAACTTTGATGGCGGTGGGGTTGAGGCGTTATCAGTTTCCGGGTAAGAATTTATATTATGGTATCTCTTATTTACCGTTGATTGTTCCAGATATTGCAATTGCTGTGGCTACCCTGGTTTTTCTGGTAGCGTTTGCCATCCCTTTGAGTTTATGGACAATTATTGCTGCCCATGTTGTCTTTTGTCTAGCTTATGTGGGAGTGGTGGTAGCAGCGAGACTAACAAATTTAGATCCCCATTTAGAAGAAGCAGCTTTAGATTTAGGTGCTACACCAACACAAGCATTTATCAAAGTATTGTTACCACAGTTAATGCCTGGAATAGTCGCTGGTTGTATGCTGGCTTTTATCCTCAGTCTAGATGATTTTTTGATTGCTAGTTTCACTGCTGGTAGCGGTTATAACACCTTACCAATGGAAATTTTTAGTCGCATCAGAACGGGCGTGAAACCTGATATTAATGCTCTGAGTGTAATATTAATTTTACTATCAGCGATCGCTGCTTTAGTAGCGGAATTAATTCGCGCTTCTGGAGAGAAAAACTCAAGAGTTTAA